The following are encoded together in the Dama dama isolate Ldn47 chromosome 29, ASM3311817v1, whole genome shotgun sequence genome:
- the SOX7 gene encoding transcription factor SOX-7 has translation MASLLGTYPWPEGLECPALEAELSDGLSPPAAPRPPGDKGSESRIRRPMNAFMVWAKDERKRLAVQNPDLHNAELSKMLGKSWKALTLSQKRPYVDEAERLRLQHMQDYPNYKYRPRRKKQAKRLCKRVDPGFLLSSLSRDQNSLPEKRGGGRGAPGEKEDRGEYSPGSALPGLRGCFHDGPAGGSSGGGGTPGSVDAYPYGLPTPPEMSPLDVLEPEQTFFSSPCQEDHAHSRRIAHLPGPPYSPEYAPNPLHCGHPLGSLTLGQSSGVSMMSTVPGCPASPAYYSQAAYPPLHSNLHAHLGQLSPPPEHPGFDALDQLSQVELLGDMDRNEFDQYLNTPGHPDSAAGALSGQGAAVSEVTPTGPTETSLISVLADATATYYNSYSVS, from the exons ATGGCCTCGCTGCTAGGAACTTACCCGTGGCCCGAGGGTCTCGAGTGCCCGGCCCTGGAAGCCGAGCTGTCGGACGGGCTGTCGCCGCCGGCCGCCCCCCGCCCGCCGGGGGACAAGGGCTCGGAGAGCCGTATCCGGCGGCCCATGAACGCCTTCATGGTGTGGGCCAAGGACGAGAGGAAACGTCTGGCGGTGCAGAACCCGGACCTGCACAACGCCGAGCTCAGCAAGATGCTGG GAAAGTCGTGGAAGGCGCTGACGCTGTCCCAGAAGAGGCCCTACGTGGACGAAGCGGAGCGGCTGCGACTCCAGCACATGCAGGACTACCCCAACTACAAGTACCGGCCGCGCAGGAAGAAGCAGGCCAAGCGCCTGTGCAAGCGCGTGGACCCAGGCTTCCTGCTCAGCTCGCTCTCCCGCGACCAGAACTCCCTGCCCGAGAAGCGGGGCGGCGGCCGGGGGGCGCCGGGGGAGAAGGAGGACCGGGGTGAGTACTCCCCGGGCTCCGCGCTGCCCGGCCTGCGGGGCTGCTTCCACGACGGCCCAGCCGGCGGCAGCAGCGGAGGCGGCGGCACCCCGGGCAGCGTGGACGCGTACCCCTACGGGCTGCCCACCCCGCCGGAGATGTCACCCTTGGACGTGCTGGAGCCGGAGCAGACCTTCTTCTCCTCCCCATGCCAGGAGGACCATGCGCACTCCCGCCGCATCGCCCACCTGCCCGGGCCCCCCTACTCCCCGGAGTACGCCCCCAACCCCCTCCACTGCGGCCACCCCCTGGGCTCCCTGACCCTCGGTCAGTCCTCGGGCGTCTCCATGATGTCCACCGTGCCTGGCTGTCCCGCGTCTCCAGCCTATTACTCCCAGGCCGCCTACCCGCCTCTCCACTCCAACCTGCACGCCCACCTGGGCCAGCTCTCCCCGCCTCCCGAGCATCCCGGCTTCGACGCCCTGGATCAGCTGAGCCAGGTGGAACTCCTGGGGGACATGGATCGCAATGAATTCGACCAGTACTTGAACACTCCCGGCCACCCAGACTCTGCCGCCGGGGCCCTCAGCGGGCAGGGCGCGGCGGTCTCCGAGGTGACACCGACGGGCCCCACAGAGACCAGCCTCATTTCCGTGCTGGCTGACGCCACGGCCACGTACTACAACAGCTACAGCGTGTCCTAG